ATTGGCAGGCTAAATTAACAAGAGCAAGAGCTAGGGATGAAGAAAGACTCAAGGATTATTACAACACGATTAGCTCTGGGATTCGCCACAAGATTGAGTTAAAAAATTTGATTGGTGATGAATTAGACAAAGAATTAGCTCGAATTGAAGCTACTAATAGAGAGCTAGATCGAAAATTGTTAGATATCCAAGAGCGTTATGCAATGAGTGTAGAAGCTTGGTTGCACAGTGCAATGATTATCCATCTACCTACAGTACATATTCAATGTGAGTTGCAAAGAAAGAAAACGAAACGGACTGTAACAGTAGTTTGGAATCCGTTCACTAAAATTATTGAACCTCTTTGCTGTGAATTATCAGGAGAACCTGTTTACGATTTCTATTTAGATGATCTATCAGCTAAAATTATCTCCCCGACAGTTTGGACTAGATAGGGGTATACCCCTATACATCGAAGTATAATCTGGACTTCCCCCTGCAAATATACTTACATAGGCTCAAAAGCCTATCATTGCAAAAGTTTCCATTGTTGAGTAAAATTTATGTAGCCATGTAGGTTATTCACGCCTGCAAGCTTACGCCAATTATATTGAATCTATTGCGTTCTGCGCGATCGCCAAAACGGCTATTGCTTTAACTTGGGTACAGTTTTTTCACTCAACAATTGAAACCTATAATTGGTAAATGTTTTAGATATTTTATTACATTTGTACGGGGGAAGTCCAGTATAATCCGATCGAACATCGTTTGTTTCCTCACGTAACTAGAGCCTGTCAAGGAGTGATTTTTACTTCTCTTGAGTTAGTGAAAAAACTCATGGCAAAAACGCATACTAAAACCGGGCTTTCTGTCGTAGTAAATGTGATTGAGAAAATTTATGAAACTGGTCGAAAAGTAGCTAATGGATTTAAAGAAACAATGAAAATTATTTTTGATGAATATCTACCAAAATGGAATTATTGTGCAGTGCCGACTATTTAACAAACGCTAAAGTTATTAAATTTTCATTCCTAAGTTTGATACGCCCTCTCAGCAGTGGGGCAGCAACAAACCAGCGCTCCGCCACTGGAAAAATTACAACAGCCGAAGTTCGGGCAGTTATTGGCGAGGCACAATTTGACAAGTTTCAGCAGCTTGGGGCGAGTTGTCCCCGTTTTGCCTCGAAATCAAACTGATGTAGGCATCAAGAAACACGCTTACGCCCGATCGCCTGTTGCGCCCTTGCACCCGATGGCGTCACAATTGTCGCGGGTGAAACATCCGGCCGCCTATATTTCCTACGGCTAGAAGAGATAGAGCCACTAACATAAATTTCTCACACGATTGTTGGCGAGGTGTAATTTTCGGACTTCAAGTGATTAGCCGATAGTTGCTGACGCTTTGTCCTTGAACTAGCTTTGCCAGTCTAATGTTGAGCAGATCGAACAGCAAAAATCTCAGCCGCTATTGGCGTCGTAGCCGACAATCTAAAATTTAAAATCCGTGATTTTGCTGGCAATCCAAACAAGCGATCGGCTTGATATGGTAGCTCGGATCGCTCAGAATTACTCTCTATAAGCTGGTCTCCAAAACTACACAAATTCAAATTCGCTCGGCGCAGCACACCTTATTTTACTCAGGATTTTTGCCAATAATTCTTTTTGCTTGTAGGGGCGTAATATTTCTCAACAACTGTTCAAGAACTTGGCTGCGAGAATCTCCAATCATTAACGCTAAGTCGGTGAGTTTTTTAATCGCAGTTGGAGTCAGAGTAAGGGATATTGGTTGCTTCTTTTCATTGTAAAGAATTGGTACATTACGGAGACATTGCTGCCCCGGATGCGCTTGCTTTATTGAATATTCTGGTCGCTCAGTTTTTGGCTTTTTTCTTGGTTTTTTCATTGCCCAGACTCCTTGTTATTAAAGTCGTTTGTTTATAGCCATAAACCAAATTAGTAGTTTTTTGAAATTACCCCGGCGTCAAATCCCTTATCTAACCACTTCGCTGAAAAAAATACCCAAAGCTATACTCCTTGATTTATATAAGCTTGGTTTATACGTATAAACGCTGTAAAAGTCGAGGTTATACAGCTATCTAACGGTAACTATCTAACTTTTTCAGAAATGGCAGCCTGCGTTTAGTCTCTACAACTCAATCAGAGAGAGGGTTTTTTCGTCATTGCCCGACAGGATTAGTGGGCTCGTATGCCATACTTCGCCGTCCATACCTAAATCTGACAGTCCCCACAACGTCGATAAAGTTATATAATATATATAAGACTTTATCATCTGCAAACCTTACAGCATAACGAAGGAGTTCATATCGACGAACAAAAGTCACCAACAGGTCAAGACGCATCCTATAAAATTCTCCCTCATCAGGGTCATAGAGTTATCACTAATTCTAACCCAATTCCCACTCCTGTGGATGAGAAAGAATTACCAGAAGCGCCGCCCCAGAATTTATTCGAGTTCTGGCAGAAGTTTTTAGGGCAACTAGGGTCTAAGTCTCCTAGCTATATCCCGATGAGTTACACGGTGATAACGCGCGTAATCGCTCCATATTTAGGGGGGCCAGTTCCTCAGAAGGAGCGAGCCACCGAAAAGGAAAGGGCAAAGGCGCTCTCTTTTCTCAAACAACGACCGATTTCCGATCTAAAAATTGTTTTGCAAAATGCGGAACATTTCTTTGACGAGCAAGGTTGGAAAGAAGCTAACAAGCGAAAACAGTTCAAGTTTCACCTGAATAATATGGTAAAATTTGCCGTTTCCCGAAAGTGGTTCCAATCAGATCCGGAAAATCTTGAACTTATTTACTGCCTCAAGGAAGCACCTGGAGGTAGAAAGCGTGAGGATATGAAAGATTTCCATGCCGGATTGCGAACATCTAGCGAAACTGTATTTCTTGGATGTTTGGACACCGATTTTGTCTCTATTCCTAAAGACCAAGTTGGAAAAATTTGGCTGAATTGGCGATTCGTTTTATCTCCGGTTGGCTTATCCATGCTCCAGGTTGCTTTTGCTCAGGTGGAGCCAAATTGGTATTTAGCCAATCCCGAATTTGACCGAGAAATTATGGAATTCGCTGAGTTCATGGAGAAAAAGTTAAGAGTTAAACACCCAACAGTGGAAGCAGACGTACAACACGTCTGTCGATTACTTGGCTGGATGTTTCGCAAGAAGAAGGAGGAGCTCCTTTTAGCAGAGGTGAGGCTAGCCAAAGTTGTGCCTTTTACTCAAATGAAGTTCAAGCTTACCGAGTGCTTAGAGGAGGGAAATTTGCACGCTCACAAGGTAAGGATGTACAAAGAAGGAGTGGCCCAGGAGACATCTGAAGACCTGGGTAAAGAAGCTGCGAACTTAATTGAGGAATACGTGGAGTGGGGAAATGTGAGTCATGCGTCGGTAGTTCAGAACTACAACGCCATTATTAACCTTGCCAAATTCACTTATTATCGTCAGGTCAGCTCAGAGGACTTGAAGAGTCGAGATACTTTTGATAAAATTCCGTTAATTAATGTTCTCAAGGCGTGTCGTCGAGTTCATGAAAGAGAGACTCGAAAACAAGCTAAAACAACAAGTGAGAAGCGCTCTCTAGTTGTCCCCTATCCTCAAATTATAGAGGTTTTAGAAAAAACTCGCTTTGAAGCAACTCTTGAGGTGAAACATTATCAACGAAGTAACCGCTACAGAGGTGGACGGCCTCAAATTGACAAGATTCCCCGGATGGATACAGGGATTGCGAGGTCTTTTCAGAGATTTATCATTATTGCTCTGATGGTTTCCTGTCCTCCGCGACGAGCCAAGGAATATTATGAGGCAGAAATCGGTAAAAGTTTGGTCAAGGGCGGATTTCAAGATGGGTCATTTGTCTCATTAGAAAAGATGAAAAACCCTAATGAGGCTCAGTATTATCTCTGGCCTGAAGACTACAAAACAATGGGCACCTATGGAGAACTTGCCATTCCTCTAAACAATATAACTTTTCCTGATGGCACCCGATTTTATGACTATCTTGAAATGTGGATTAATAAGTGGCGTCAGGTTTTGGCCAAAGAACCCAAACATAATTTTCTCTTTCTCCAAGACAAAAATGGCAAACTTCTGAATTCATCAAGTTTTGGAAAAAAAGTTAAACATATTTTTTGGCGATTTGCCGGAGTTTCGATGTCTCCTCACAAGTTGCGTCACTCGTTTGAAACCTACAGTCAAGAGATTGGTCTATCAGACGCAGAAAAACAAGCTTCAGTTTTAGCAATGGGACACAGCTCGGGTGCATCTCACTTTGGCACATACATCAAATTGAAAGTTGACCGTTGAGATAAGCACAGCGAAGAGCCAGGATTGAGGAAACGTTCTCAATATTCCATTGCGCTCCCGATATTTTCACCCTTAATCCAATGCGTTTAATTGTTGATTCAACTGTTCCCGAACCAATCGAACTTATGGACTCTTCTTTGTAGTATTGGTAATTCACTATTCGGCAGCGATGGGTCTCTAAATAATTGCAAAACGTTTTAAATGCTTGACTTTTAAAGTCTTTAAATAAATTTCTAACTTCATCAACTTTGCCTTGCCATAACATATTTTCTGCTAATTTCAATCGTTTTATTGAACCCCCTACCTTGTAGAGATTTTCTTTGAGATGATACCAATCTAAAATTTCTTGTCTTTGTTCATTATCTCCAATTTCTTTAAAGATGTTCCAAATCCCGGCATGACCATCTCCTAGACAATACATAGGGTGTAGTAATTTTTGGCTATTAGTCCAATCAATTAAATCTTGATTATTTTGAAAAAAGGCTCCCGAATAAACATTATCTAAACACACGGCTTTATAGTCTTTCCAGTAACAGCTCTCGCCCTTGGTTTCGTTGCGTAGTCTAACTTTCCCGCCATCCAATGTAATTTCTTTGACTCCTTGTTTAGATGTAGGCAATTCAAATTCTTGTCGCTTGACTAATCTTTGTAATGTACTGTGAGAAATTTTGATCCCCGTAAATTTTTCCAAATCTTTTTCGGCGCTTTGATAAGATTCGTTAGCAGTGATTAAAAGACAGCAATTTTCCATCAGGGGACTAAATTGACTGTAAGCTTTTAAGCCAAAATATTTTGCCTGATTATCTGTAATGTCGAGCGATCCGATTATTGATTTTATTTTTCGGGGTTTTCCTGTTTGAATTCCTGATACTGCTAGAAAAAAAAGTTACCTATTTCTGGACCAACCTCTGATAACATTTTCTGACGGACTGATTTTTCTATACTTTCAAAACTTTTTAACTCGGTTGGCTCTGTATTTCTGTAAAGAATTTTTGCTACCGCTTTTAAGTGGGCTTTTAGTTGTTGTTGGTCTGAGGGTGTCATTTTATTTACCTCATCTTTATTTGACGATTTTACTAGCTTTTTCATTTTAACTCTTTTTTGACACATTCGCAAAAGTGAGATGCACCCGCTATCAAATGCTTTGACTTTTCCGACTAGGGCTGGGGCTATGGCTCCACCGCCTGTGTATTTAACAATTGCATTCATTATTTTTCTCCTTTAACCCATTCTGCGGGTTGGTATGCAATCAAATCCATTGTCAGCAGTCAGCAGCAAGGCGAGTGTAAGTTTAATTTCTTTGCGGGTCGGTAGAATAGGAACTTCTATCAGAAAGTTTCCATTCACCTGACAAATACCAGTCCACCCATTTTGTAGCTGAATCAAAAGCTCTATCCTCATTTTCTTCAACGCCAATTTCAATCGGGTCGGGGTCGCCGTCATACACGTACCAGCAGGCGAAATCTGGCTCAACAACGAGTTTTATTTTCAATCCCAAGTGAGCAAAAATCTTAATCTTGTCAGAGGTGAGTTCCGCCAATGATTCGTCTTCAATAATTTCGCCCCTTCTCTTTAGCTCATCAAATGCAGCGTCGAATACTGCATTTAAAGTGCTTGTAGCTAAAGCTCCTATAATCTTACTCAGCATTGCATTTGGCCTCTTTCAGTTGCCTTGCTTTCCCGTTTACATTAGTTAGTGTCAAACAATTCCCAAGCTTACTTCCCCCCAAGTGACGGTGCAAATTGATAGTTGTGGTTCGTGCTGTTGTCTATATTCTGGTCGCCTTGAACTACTGTTGGCGGTAAATCTTTTACGGCTTGCCGATAACCGTCGTGATAGATAGATTGACCTGCGTAAACCAGCATTGCGGGGATGGCTGCAAACAGGAGCGATGCACAAATTACCGAGAGTTTATCTGACATGGTTGTTACCTAGAAGTCTCATTGGGACTGAATGAAATGTAGACGTGTCCTTGACCGCTACATTTAATATGAGCCGGAATGTAACCCAGAATCTGACAAATTCCCTCCCAAAACATCTCTTTACAAATTAGGTAGTTGTCGGGAATTTGCCCTTTGCGGTACACAGCCCACGCCATGTCTACAGATTTGACAATTGCTTCTGGCACTGGGTCTAGTTCCACTAACTGCTTTACTGTTTCTAATTCGCTGCTCATTTCTTGTGACCTCATTAACGAGGATTCTTCCAAGAAGTTGATATTGATAGCATCGCGTCGTTTCCACCACGTTGTTAATCGACTTATCCAGCCTTTTCTATTACCTCGAACCTCATCTTCACTTTCAGGCTCATCATCATCCTCATCCTCATCCTCATCTTCTGCGACTGGTGGACTGTGCCAATTGCAGTTAGGTCTGTCTATCCAGTAGGGGTAAACTCGAACTGGTTTTCCATTTACCCGATCCACATAGTTAATTCCTGCCACATTGCAGGAGAGCGTAGAATTCGTCTTCTTCTGTAAGAACTGCGGCTGATAGCAACTTTCGATTGTTCACGCACACCCTCCCACCAATACTGCTACTTCGCTCACTTGGCTAATTGCAGCCAGTTTAGACTTAACGACCCGCCACAATCTCAATCCAGGACACACTAAATACATCTCAATAAAACCGTAACTTTCCAGCATCAGACAAACCTCATTAGCGCGATTGTTTCTTCAGC
This genomic interval from Oscillatoria nigro-viridis PCC 7112 contains the following:
- a CDS encoding ISAzo13-like element transposase-related protein → MFPHVTRACQGVIFTSLELVKKLMAKTHTKTGLSVVVNVIEKIYETGRKVANGFKETMKIIFDEYLPKWNYCAVPTI
- a CDS encoding tyrosine-type recombinase/integrase, which codes for MDEKELPEAPPQNLFEFWQKFLGQLGSKSPSYIPMSYTVITRVIAPYLGGPVPQKERATEKERAKALSFLKQRPISDLKIVLQNAEHFFDEQGWKEANKRKQFKFHLNNMVKFAVSRKWFQSDPENLELIYCLKEAPGGRKREDMKDFHAGLRTSSETVFLGCLDTDFVSIPKDQVGKIWLNWRFVLSPVGLSMLQVAFAQVEPNWYLANPEFDREIMEFAEFMEKKLRVKHPTVEADVQHVCRLLGWMFRKKKEELLLAEVRLAKVVPFTQMKFKLTECLEEGNLHAHKVRMYKEGVAQETSEDLGKEAANLIEEYVEWGNVSHASVVQNYNAIINLAKFTYYRQVSSEDLKSRDTFDKIPLINVLKACRRVHERETRKQAKTTSEKRSLVVPYPQIIEVLEKTRFEATLEVKHYQRSNRYRGGRPQIDKIPRMDTGIARSFQRFIIIALMVSCPPRRAKEYYEAEIGKSLVKGGFQDGSFVSLEKMKNPNEAQYYLWPEDYKTMGTYGELAIPLNNITFPDGTRFYDYLEMWINKWRQVLAKEPKHNFLFLQDKNGKLLNSSSFGKKVKHIFWRFAGVSMSPHKLRHSFETYSQEIGLSDAEKQASVLAMGHSSGASHFGTYIKLKVDR
- a CDS encoding ISKra4-like element ISOni1 family transposase (programmed frameshift); translation: MTPSDQQQLKAHLKAVAKILYRNTEPTELKSFESIEKSVRQKMLSEVGPEIGNFFFLAVSGIQTGKPRKIKSIIGSLDITDNQAKYFGLKAYSQFSPLMENCCLLITANESYQSAEKDLEKFTGIKISHSTLQRLVKRQEFELPTSKQGVKEITLDGGKVRLRNETKGESCYWKDYKAVCLDNVYSGAFFQNNQDLIDWTNSQKLLHPMYCLGDGHAGIWNIFKEIGDNEQRQEILDWYHLKENLYKVGGSIKRLKLAENMLWQGKVDEVRNLFKDFKSQAFKTFCNYLETHRCRIVNYQYYKEESISSIGSGTVESTIKRIGLRVKISGAQWNIENVSSILALRCAYLNGQLSI